One segment of Natronosalvus halobius DNA contains the following:
- a CDS encoding DUF5805 domain-containing protein — translation MSDDPDSETVVVRTYVPRYQKENWATHADELDMSQSEYVRSMVQSGRKGFESLTAETPSPDATPGGSGLETQVLDLLRSGTYSWEELLDAVSDDIESQLDETLERLQATNRVRYSGRHGGYTLSSDTDGN, via the coding sequence ATGAGTGACGATCCGGATTCGGAGACCGTCGTCGTCAGAACGTACGTCCCTAGATACCAGAAAGAAAACTGGGCCACCCACGCTGACGAACTCGACATGAGTCAGAGCGAGTATGTAAGAAGTATGGTACAATCCGGTCGGAAGGGGTTCGAATCGTTAACAGCGGAGACCCCTTCTCCGGACGCTACCCCTGGGGGTAGCGGTCTCGAAACACAGGTCCTCGACTTACTTCGTTCCGGGACCTATTCGTGGGAAGAATTGCTCGATGCAGTGAGCGACGACATCGAGTCTCAGCTCGACGAGACGCTCGAGCGCCTCCAGGCGACGAACCGGGTTCGATACAGCGGCCGCCACGGCGGATACACCCTGAGCAGTGATACCGATGGCAACTGA
- a CDS encoding tyrosine-type recombinase/integrase, producing the protein MATDRASEPATIEEPVSYFLEEQRYHGKSERTVEAYERVLGQFETFVEDESGVTPANATRRECMAWVHSLRGHLEPSTIATYASYVHRFYDYMTRVEAFEGNPMSLVVEEMNESIDTNPTRREISIPEMRSFVGDLAHPLERAVVVTLLKTGMRVGELCNLDLRDLHANFEAVDLEWTPRVQLEARPDSLYVDEKPIRGAVVNGEERTASNKRKRGTVIPVDSELQAVLAEWLAIRPDARSTAEPLFLDTGDSWGQRLEPSDVRYIVEERARARGWYRTGGGASENVTPHYFRHFFTTHLRDRTGDRGVVKYLRGDVASDVIDTYTHDWGDQVRTVYEANIYSLGV; encoded by the coding sequence ATGGCAACTGACCGAGCGAGCGAGCCAGCCACGATCGAGGAGCCAGTTTCCTACTTCCTCGAGGAGCAACGCTATCACGGCAAGAGCGAGCGGACGGTCGAGGCCTACGAACGCGTTCTCGGGCAGTTCGAGACGTTCGTCGAAGACGAGAGCGGCGTTACGCCTGCGAACGCGACTCGCCGGGAGTGTATGGCCTGGGTACACTCCCTGCGAGGCCACCTCGAGCCGAGTACGATCGCCACCTACGCCTCCTACGTCCACCGATTTTACGACTACATGACCCGCGTCGAGGCCTTCGAGGGGAATCCGATGTCGCTGGTCGTCGAAGAGATGAACGAATCGATCGACACGAACCCGACCAGACGTGAGATCTCGATCCCCGAAATGCGATCGTTCGTCGGAGACCTCGCTCATCCCCTCGAGCGCGCCGTGGTCGTCACCCTCCTCAAGACGGGAATGCGTGTCGGCGAGCTCTGTAACCTGGATCTACGCGATCTGCACGCTAATTTCGAGGCGGTCGACCTCGAGTGGACGCCACGAGTTCAACTCGAGGCCCGTCCTGACTCGCTGTACGTCGACGAGAAACCGATACGCGGCGCGGTCGTCAACGGAGAGGAACGGACGGCATCGAACAAGCGCAAGCGCGGAACCGTGATTCCAGTCGATTCGGAGCTACAGGCGGTTCTCGCCGAGTGGTTGGCGATTCGACCAGACGCGCGGTCGACGGCCGAACCGCTCTTCCTCGACACCGGCGACAGCTGGGGCCAGCGCCTCGAGCCCTCGGACGTGCGCTATATTGTCGAGGAACGTGCTCGAGCGCGGGGCTGGTATCGAACGGGCGGCGGTGCGAGCGAGAACGTGACGCCCCACTACTTCCGGCACTTTTTCACGACCCATCTCCGCGATCGGACGGGTGATCGCGGGGTCGTCAAGTACTTGCGGGGGGACGTCGCGAGTGACGTGATCGACACGTACACCCACGATTGGGGTGATCAGGTTCGAACGGTGTATGAAGCGAACATCTACTCGCTGGGGGTCTGA
- a CDS encoding glycerate kinase type-2 family protein yields MTAHVSIEDYDALASSKSRAVALDCLVAGIDAAHPRRVVSDALALDDEHLTVSPVTGPSRTYDLEAFDDIVVLGGGNAAGHVAAALESLLGDRIDGGVVVTDDPVETDCIDVLPGDHPVPSERGVEGANTVLERAADAGPDDLVLGCLTGGGSSLLPAPANGLSLEALRKTTEALLASGASIDEINAVRKHLSRLKGGNLACAAAPATVVGLLVSDVAGDDPSVIASGPLSPDSTTFADALDVLDRYGIDAPEPILEHLRRGADGNERETPTGDDAVFDDIDCHVVANANTALEAAQEVAADRGYAPLVLSSSVRGEAREAAKTQVAIAEEIARTGTPVEPPAVVLSGGETTVTLVDNHGRGGPNQEFVLGGALELAVPAVVASVDTDGIDGATDAAGAIADQRTVSRDGSLDPLKARRALERNDAYPALGSANALIRTGATGTNVNDLRALVVERGVTER; encoded by the coding sequence ATGACCGCACACGTTTCCATCGAGGACTACGACGCACTCGCCTCGAGCAAGTCGCGAGCGGTCGCCCTGGACTGTCTGGTCGCGGGTATCGACGCGGCCCACCCGCGACGGGTCGTCTCCGACGCACTCGCACTCGACGACGAGCACCTCACCGTCAGTCCTGTCACCGGCCCCTCGAGGACCTACGACCTCGAGGCGTTCGACGACATAGTCGTTCTCGGCGGCGGAAACGCGGCGGGACACGTGGCCGCGGCGCTCGAATCCCTGCTGGGGGATCGGATCGACGGCGGCGTCGTGGTCACCGACGACCCCGTCGAGACAGACTGTATCGACGTGCTACCCGGCGATCACCCCGTCCCTTCCGAACGCGGGGTCGAAGGGGCGAACACAGTCCTCGAACGGGCCGCGGACGCCGGCCCGGACGACCTCGTCCTTGGCTGTCTCACCGGGGGCGGTAGCTCCCTTCTTCCAGCCCCGGCGAACGGTCTCTCGCTCGAGGCCCTCCGAAAGACTACCGAGGCACTGCTCGCGAGCGGCGCATCCATCGACGAGATCAACGCCGTCCGCAAACACCTCTCGAGGCTCAAGGGCGGGAATCTCGCCTGCGCCGCGGCTCCTGCGACCGTCGTCGGGTTGCTCGTCAGTGACGTCGCCGGAGACGATCCAAGCGTGATTGCCAGCGGGCCGCTCTCGCCCGACTCGACGACCTTCGCGGACGCGCTCGACGTGCTCGATCGCTACGGAATCGACGCTCCGGAACCGATCCTCGAGCACCTCCGACGCGGGGCCGACGGCAACGAACGAGAGACGCCGACCGGCGACGATGCGGTGTTCGACGACATCGACTGCCACGTCGTCGCCAATGCGAACACGGCACTCGAAGCCGCCCAGGAGGTCGCCGCCGACCGCGGCTACGCGCCGCTTGTACTCTCTTCGTCCGTCCGAGGCGAAGCACGCGAGGCCGCGAAAACACAGGTCGCCATTGCCGAGGAAATTGCCCGCACGGGGACGCCAGTCGAGCCACCGGCTGTCGTCCTCTCGGGCGGGGAAACCACTGTCACGCTCGTAGACAATCACGGACGAGGCGGCCCGAACCAGGAGTTCGTCCTCGGTGGGGCGCTCGAACTCGCGGTCCCGGCGGTCGTCGCCAGCGTCGACACCGATGGTATCGACGGTGCGACGGACGCAGCGGGAGCCATCGCCGACCAGCGAACCGTCAGCCGCGATGGATCACTCGATCCGCTGAAGGCGCGACGAGCGCTCGAGCGAAACGACGCCTATCCGGCGCTCGGGTCGGCGAACGCGCTGATTCGGACGGGAGCGACCGGAACGAACGTCAACGATCTTCGGGCCCTCGTCGTGGAACGGGGGGTCACCGAACGGTAA
- a CDS encoding alpha/beta hydrolase, protein MDTRRTDLNPEVASLLEEPTYRTLPPWNALSVEAARRLEDDVFGGEPTIALPEVTDTAIPGPDDGSEIPIRVYRPLEAHDLPVLVFYHGGGWTLGTLDSADDLCRAFAAETGSLVVSVDYRLAPEHPFPAPLEDAVAALKWVGEHVEAVGGDSGRIGVCGSSAGANLAAAVARWDAREGADVLAQQVLCYPITDHAFDTPSYTENGDGPLLTRADMRWFWDQYLRHPVDGANPYASVLRAPSLEGLPPATVVTCGHDPLRDEGIAYAGALQGAGVATTHHHYPSLPHGALSLADEVERSAEAMEKLTDRIRSAL, encoded by the coding sequence ATGGACACACGACGGACCGACCTGAATCCGGAGGTTGCGAGCCTACTCGAGGAGCCGACCTATCGAACGCTTCCGCCGTGGAACGCCCTCTCGGTGGAGGCAGCCCGGCGACTCGAGGACGACGTCTTCGGCGGCGAGCCGACGATAGCACTCCCCGAGGTGACAGACACCGCGATTCCTGGACCCGACGACGGGAGCGAGATTCCGATTCGCGTCTACCGCCCGCTCGAGGCTCACGACCTCCCGGTACTCGTCTTCTACCACGGCGGTGGGTGGACGCTCGGCACGCTCGACTCCGCCGACGACCTCTGTCGGGCGTTCGCCGCAGAGACGGGGTCGCTGGTCGTCTCGGTCGACTACCGTCTCGCCCCCGAACACCCGTTTCCGGCCCCGCTCGAGGACGCGGTCGCCGCCCTCAAGTGGGTCGGCGAGCACGTGGAAGCCGTCGGTGGCGACTCAGGTCGAATCGGGGTCTGTGGCTCGAGCGCGGGGGCCAACCTCGCAGCCGCGGTCGCCCGGTGGGACGCTCGGGAAGGAGCCGACGTGCTGGCCCAGCAGGTGCTCTGCTATCCGATCACCGACCACGCGTTCGACACGCCGTCGTACACGGAGAACGGGGACGGCCCCCTGCTCACCCGCGCGGACATGCGCTGGTTCTGGGATCAGTACCTCCGCCACCCGGTCGACGGTGCGAACCCCTACGCGTCGGTCCTGCGGGCTCCCTCACTCGAAGGACTTCCACCGGCCACCGTCGTCACCTGCGGTCACGACCCACTTCGTGACGAGGGAATCGCCTACGCCGGGGCACTCCAGGGTGCGGGCGTGGCGACGACTCATCACCATTACCCGTCGTTACCCCACGGCGCGTTGAGCCTGGCCGATGAGGTCGAGCGATCGGCCGAGGCGATGGAGAAGCTCACCGACCGGATCCGGTCGGCGTTATGA
- the kynU gene encoding kynureninase yields the protein MSDPEDGAGSDSDGEFDASESRARELDASDPLAGFRDRFDVPDICYLDGNSLGPASDEAVAALEHVVEEWRTLGVRGWTEGDPPWFWYGERLGDRLTPMVGAKSDEVVIGNSTTVNIHTLIGTFLKAADGDTVVVNELDFPTDHYAITSQLRARGLDPDEHLVRVESEDGRTIEEDAIREVVDDETAILFFPSVLYRSGQLFDLEALTEIAHEHDAFAGFDLAHSIGAMAHDLSGIGADFAVWCHYKYCNAGPGAVAGLYVNERHFGTRPGLAGWWGHEKETQFNLNLEYTPARSAGAWQIGTIPIFSAAPLDGALSVLEEAGLEAIRRKSVALTEYLVELTDERLSEYGVDVGTPRDADRRGGHVALEHDQAYALGAVLRERGYVVDVRPPNVVRVCPAPLYLGYHDVWAFVDVLDTLFDEDSLDAVDPDAVT from the coding sequence ATGAGCGACCCCGAGGACGGAGCCGGATCGGATAGCGACGGGGAGTTCGACGCCAGCGAATCGAGGGCCCGCGAACTCGACGCGAGCGATCCGCTCGCGGGCTTTCGCGACCGTTTCGACGTACCTGACATCTGCTACCTGGACGGCAACTCGCTCGGTCCGGCGAGCGACGAGGCCGTCGCCGCCCTCGAGCACGTCGTCGAGGAGTGGCGCACCCTCGGAGTGCGTGGCTGGACCGAGGGTGACCCACCCTGGTTCTGGTACGGCGAGCGCCTCGGGGACCGACTGACACCGATGGTCGGCGCGAAGTCCGACGAGGTCGTCATCGGTAACTCCACGACGGTCAACATCCACACGCTGATCGGGACCTTCCTGAAGGCGGCCGACGGCGACACCGTCGTGGTCAACGAACTCGACTTTCCGACCGACCACTACGCCATCACCTCCCAGCTTCGAGCGCGCGGACTGGACCCCGACGAGCACCTCGTTCGCGTCGAGAGCGAGGACGGCCGAACCATCGAGGAAGACGCGATCCGGGAGGTCGTCGACGACGAAACGGCGATCCTGTTCTTCCCCTCGGTGCTCTACCGGAGCGGCCAGTTGTTCGACCTCGAGGCACTCACCGAGATCGCCCACGAGCACGACGCGTTCGCGGGATTCGACCTCGCCCACTCGATCGGCGCAATGGCCCACGACCTCTCAGGAATCGGCGCGGACTTCGCCGTCTGGTGTCACTACAAGTACTGCAACGCCGGCCCCGGCGCTGTCGCCGGCCTCTACGTCAATGAACGCCACTTTGGGACGCGTCCTGGACTCGCTGGCTGGTGGGGTCACGAGAAGGAGACACAGTTCAACCTGAACCTCGAGTACACGCCCGCCCGCTCGGCCGGTGCCTGGCAGATCGGGACGATTCCGATCTTTTCGGCCGCGCCGCTCGACGGCGCGCTGTCGGTCCTGGAGGAGGCCGGACTCGAAGCAATCAGACGGAAGTCGGTCGCGCTCACCGAGTACCTCGTCGAACTCACCGACGAGCGCCTGAGCGAGTACGGCGTGGACGTCGGGACTCCTCGCGATGCCGACCGCCGCGGCGGCCACGTCGCTCTCGAGCACGACCAGGCCTACGCGCTCGGCGCGGTTCTCCGGGAACGCGGCTACGTCGTCGACGTTCGCCCGCCGAATGTCGTCCGGGTCTGTCCCGCACCCCTGTATCTGGGCTATCACGACGTCTGGGCCTTCGTGGACGTCCTGGACACGTTGTTCGACGAGGATTCGCTCGACGCGGTCGACCCCGATGCCGTAACCTGA
- a CDS encoding PH domain-containing protein — translation MKRLHPSSVIVRSLSRSLNLGFLFFVVGLVSSPGEAGANLFVIGVFVLGGILVGILYELAYYERFRYAVADDTFDVVSGVVSRRDREVPLHRVQNVDVRQTALHRLFGIAAVHVETAGGSQTEITLRYVDEAEARALTRRLRTGAGVGAEPDDVDREGPTAVDTDAGRAPREPDGVAGERHQDAERTLFRIKPKELAILSVFTIDPGASLLGGLILSFASGFDPTTLVPIDLLESDLPGTGVVAILWAGFLFLLAAWILSALLTLTRYYGFRLTRVGDELYYERGLVQRYSGTIPLEKVQTLTITESVPYRWFGYASLAVETAGYGPEQSDSRGTESAIPLAEVGRVVALARSIEPFEASEMGETIGAAETADFTGSAFDAPDAPDTPDTPGAPGAPDAVGAVDAPADATDAPTDDSHDVDFPPLERPPLRARERYAVRYIAVITVVLAAGYVLASRTEIVRDWYAFAPLLFLVPPAAHLKWRNRGYRVGEAYFYARTGFWRRSTKIVPAYRVQSVLNAQTVFQRRRRLASVTADTASSATLLGRPATAHDIDAERAFEVQWTLEQRLQEQRRVRSGEGSGSASD, via the coding sequence ATGAAGCGCCTCCATCCGTCGTCGGTGATCGTCCGCTCGCTCTCGCGGAGTCTCAACCTCGGCTTTCTCTTCTTCGTCGTCGGTCTCGTCTCGTCTCCAGGCGAGGCCGGGGCGAACCTCTTCGTCATCGGCGTGTTCGTCCTGGGCGGGATCCTCGTCGGCATCCTCTACGAACTCGCCTACTACGAGCGATTCCGGTACGCCGTCGCCGACGACACCTTCGACGTCGTCTCGGGGGTCGTCTCGCGACGCGACCGCGAGGTCCCACTCCACCGCGTTCAGAACGTCGACGTCCGCCAGACGGCGCTCCATCGCCTGTTCGGCATCGCGGCGGTCCACGTCGAGACGGCCGGCGGGAGCCAGACCGAGATCACGCTCCGGTACGTCGACGAGGCGGAGGCTCGAGCGCTCACCCGCCGTCTCCGAACGGGTGCCGGCGTCGGGGCGGAACCCGATGACGTCGACCGCGAAGGGCCGACGGCCGTCGACACGGACGCTGGCCGTGCGCCTCGAGAACCTGATGGGGTCGCGGGAGAACGACACCAGGACGCCGAACGGACCCTCTTTCGGATCAAGCCGAAGGAACTCGCCATCCTCAGCGTCTTCACGATCGATCCCGGCGCGAGCCTCCTCGGGGGGCTCATCCTCTCGTTCGCCAGCGGGTTCGACCCGACGACGCTCGTCCCCATCGACCTCCTGGAGAGCGACCTCCCAGGAACGGGAGTGGTGGCTATCCTCTGGGCGGGGTTCCTCTTTCTGCTCGCGGCCTGGATTCTGAGCGCGCTCCTCACGCTGACGCGGTACTACGGTTTCCGACTGACGCGAGTCGGCGACGAACTCTACTACGAACGGGGCCTCGTTCAGCGCTACAGCGGGACTATCCCGCTCGAGAAGGTCCAGACGCTCACGATCACCGAGTCCGTCCCCTACCGGTGGTTCGGCTACGCTTCGCTGGCGGTCGAGACCGCCGGCTACGGTCCCGAACAGTCTGATTCCCGCGGGACCGAATCGGCGATTCCGCTGGCTGAGGTCGGTCGCGTCGTCGCGCTCGCCAGGTCGATCGAGCCGTTCGAGGCGAGCGAGATGGGCGAGACGATCGGGGCGGCGGAGACGGCCGATTTTACGGGATCCGCCTTCGACGCCCCTGACGCCCCTGACACCCCTGACACCCCTGGCGCCCCTGGCGCCCCTGACGCCGTCGGCGCCGTTGACGCTCCCGCTGACGCAACAGACGCGCCCACCGACGATTCACACGACGTTGACTTCCCACCGCTCGAGCGACCGCCGCTCAGGGCCCGCGAACGCTACGCCGTCCGGTACATCGCCGTCATCACCGTGGTGCTCGCCGCCGGCTACGTCCTGGCCTCCCGAACCGAAATCGTGCGCGACTGGTACGCGTTCGCGCCGCTGCTCTTCCTCGTCCCACCCGCGGCCCACCTGAAGTGGCGCAATCGCGGCTACCGAGTGGGCGAGGCGTACTTTTACGCGCGAACCGGCTTCTGGCGACGGTCGACCAAGATCGTTCCCGCCTACCGGGTGCAGTCCGTGCTGAACGCACAGACGGTGTTCCAGCGCCGACGTCGCCTCGCGAGCGTGACGGCAGACACGGCCAGTTCGGCGACCCTTCTCGGACGGCCCGCGACGGCTCACGACATCGACGCCGAGCGGGCGTTCGAGGTCCAGTGGACGCTCGAGCAGCGGCTACAGGAACAACGACGAGTTCGGTCTGGCGAGGGCAGTGGATCGGCCAGCGACTGA